CGCGTCTTCTTTACGCTGGGCCTGCTGGCCGTCTACCGTTTGGGTGCGCACATCCCGACCCCCGGTATCAACGCGGAGATGCTGGCACAGTTCTTCAATGCGAACTCCGGCTCGGCACTGGGCCTGGTCGACCTGTTCTCAGGCGGAAACCTGCGCAAGCTGACGATCTTCGCGCTGGGCATCATGCCGTATATCACGGCGTCGATCATCTTCCAGTTGCTCACGGTCATCTATGAGCCGTTGGCGAAGCTCCAGAAGGAAGGCGAACTGGGCCGCCGCAAGATCACCCAGTGGACCCGCTACGTCACAGTGCTGTTGGCCATTGTGCAGTCGTTCGCGATTGCTCTGACCCTGACCAGCACCTCGACCGGCGCGCCGATGGTGACGATCTCGAAGTTTGCCTTCATCCCGATGTGCGTGCTGACCCTGACGACCGGCACGGCGTTCATCATGTGGCTGGGCGAGCAGATCACCGAGCGCGGTATCGGCAACGGTATGTCGCTGCTGATCTTTACGGGTATCGTGGTCGGTCTGCCCAAGGGCATCGACGAGCTTTACCAGAAGGCAAGCACCAACGCCTGGGGCGCGTTTACCCCTATCGCCATCGTGATCCTGATTGCGATGATGATTGCTGTTGTGGCCTTCATCATCTTCGTCGAGCGCTCGGAGCGCCGGATTCCGGTGCAGTATGCCAAGCGCATCGTCGGCCGCAAGATGATGGGCGGGCAGTCGACGCATCTGCCGCTGAAGGTGAACTCGGGCGGCGTGATGCCGGTCATCTTCGCCAGCTCGATCCTCTCGGCTCCGCTGCTCTTCTCGGGCATGAGCTTCTTCGGCTCCGAGAAGCTCTCGGACACGAAGTTCTTCGGTCCCATCCTGCGCTCGATTGCGCCGGGTGAGCCGCTCTACGAGCTGGCCTACATGGCGGCGATCATCTTCTTTGCCTACTTCTACATCTCGATCGTCTTCCGTCCGGACGACATCGCGGACAACATGCGGAAGTACGGTGGCTTCATCCCGGGCATCCGGCCGGGCAAGCGCACCTCGGACTTCATCAACGATGTTCTGACGCGCATCACGCTGGTCGGGGCGATCTACCTCATCATCATCTCGCTGGTGCCGACGTTCCTCATCAGCGGTATTCACTTCAACCACCTGCCCCTGATCGGCGGCGTCTTCGACCACTTCCCAACCTGGGTTACGAACGGTCTGGGAGTCAACTTCTACTTCGGCGGTACCTCGCTCCTGATCGTCGTCGGTGTAGCGATGGATACGGTGCAGCAGATCGAATCGCAGTTGATTATGCGGCACTACGACGGCTTCAGCCCCAAGTCGGGTCGCATCAAGGGACGGCGTAGCTGGTAAGTTGGTACGCTTAGTTTCACGTTCTACTGTTTCAACCAAGCGGTGCGGCCTATGCCGTGCCGCTTGAACTTCGCAGGGAAGCTTTCGGATTGAGGAGGCTTCCTTACTTCGGGACTGCCTATTTTGAGTACGGAACCTAATTCGCTAGCGTCAAGTAAGAGTTTTCATCCTGGTCCAGTGCTGCTGCTGGGGGCTCCGGGTGTCGGCAAGGGAACGCAGGCCAAGGTCCTGATGGCCGAGTTTGCGATTCCGCAGATCTCGACCGGCGACCTGTTGCGCCAGCATCGGCGCGAGCATACGCCGCTCGGCATGATGGCCGATGAGCTGATGCAGCAGGGCAAGCTGGTTCCGGACGACTTGGTGAACCAGATGGTGGCCGAGCGGCTGGCGCAAGCGGATTGCGACCGTGGGTATATTCTCGACGGCTTTCCCCGGACGCTGGCGCAGGCGGCGTGGCTGGACGATTACCTGGAGCGGACGGAGTCGGCGTGGCCCGTGGTGGTCATCAGCATAAGGGTGCCGTATGACGACCTTCTGCAACGAATCACCGGGCGGCGCATCTGTCCTGATGGGCATATTTACAACATTTACACGCAGCCGCCCCGGGTTGAGGGGATCTGCGATGTGGATGGCAAGGCGCTGACGCAGCGGAACGACGATACCGAGGCCGCGTTCGAGCAGCGGATGAAGGAGTTCCACGAACTGACCGCCCCGGTGGTGCCGCACTACCAGGGCCAGGGCCGGTTTGCCGAGGTGGATGGGCTTAGGTCGGTAGACGAGGTGACCGAGGCGATCCGCACGGAGCTGGAGCGGCTGCGGGCGCAGGCGAGTGAATCTATAGAGACGGCAGGGAATCGGTAGCATGGCGATCATGATTAAAACGACGGCGGAGATTGAGAAGATGCGGCGGTCCGGCATCCTGCTGCGCCAGGTGCATGACGCAATTGCGCCGCTGGTGGTCCCAGGCGCGACCACAATGGATCTCGAAGAGGCTGCGTGCCGCAAGATCGAGGAGCTGGGAGCGATTCCGGCGTTCAAGGGATACCACGGGTTTCCCGCGGCGCTGTGCACCTCGGTGAACAACCAGGTGGTGCATGGGATTCCCAATGCGAAGACCGTCCTGAAGGATGGGGATATCGTTTCGATCGACTGCGGCGTGATTCTGGATGGCTATTACTCCGACGCGGCGGTTACTTACCCGGTGGGTAAGGTCTCGGAGCAGACGACGAAGTTGCTTGAGGTGACGAAGCAGTCGCTGGAACTGGCGATCAAGCAGGCGGTGGTCGGTGGTCGGCTGGGGGATATCTCGGCGGCGGTGCAGGAGCACTGCGAGGCTGCGGGGTTTGGCGTGGTGCGGGAGTTTGTGGGGCATGGGATCGGTAAGGCGATGCACGAGGACCCGCAGGTGCCGAACTACGGTGCCAAGGGCAAGGGGCCGCGCCTGAAGGCGGGCATGGTGTTGGCGATTGAGCCGATGATTAATGCCGGTGGGCCTGAGGTGAAGGTGCTGAAGGATGGCTGGACAGCGGTGACGATCGACGGTGGGTACAGCGCGCACTTTGAGCACACGGTGGCGATCACCAAAGACGGCCCGTACGTTCTCACGCGCTAGAAGAACACGTCTTCTGGAATAATAGTCCGGTTCGAGAGGACTCCTTCTAATGGTATTTCTACGACTTGTTATTGCCGCCTCGTGTGCCTTCGCCTGCGGCACGGGATACGCGCAGAGTTCCGATGTTCCGCTGACTCCGCGCGATGCTCCAGCGAAGAGCCTGCCTGTACCTACAGACGTCAGCCCTGAGATGCAGAGGCTGATCGCCGCACCGCTCCGCACGGACTGGGACGCGCAGTGGAAGACCGGTGAAGAGGCGCGCAAGGCAGCCGATGCCGCCGCCGCTAAGGCTATTCCGAACCTTGCCGCAATGCGCGAACGCCTGCACGTCACGGTCAAGCCGCAGGTGATCGACGGCGTACGGGTCTTTGTCGTGACGCCCGATACCATTGCCCCCGAACATCGCGACAAGCTGCTGGTTCACGTCCATGGCGGCTGTTATGTGCTCTCGCCCGGCGAGGCGGCAACGTCGGAGGCGATCATCATGGCGGGTCTGGGGCACTTCAAGGTGATCTCGGTCGACTACCGCATGCCGCCCGAGGCGTACTTTCCCGGTGCGCTGGACGATGCGATGAAGGTCTATCAGGCCGCGCTCAAGATGACTGCGCCGAAGAATGTCGGAGTCTTCGGCACCTCGGCCGGCGGCGCTCTGACGCTCGAGATGATGCTCGAGGCGAAGGCGATGGGGCTGCCGATGCCGGGTGCGATCTCCTCCGGAACGCCGATGTCCGACGTGACGAAGGTGGGCGATTCGTTCTATACCAATGAGAAGGTCGACAACGTGCTGGTCTCGCGGGATGGATTCTGCGATGCGGCGGTCAAGATCTACGCCCATGGGCACGACCTCAGGGACCCGCTGCTCTCGCCCGTCTACGGCGATATGCATGGTTTCCCTCCAGCGATTCTGACTACCGGCACCCGTGACCTGCTACTCAGCAACACCGTCCGGGTCCACCGCAAGCTGCGCCAGGCTGGAGTGGAGGCGGAGCTGGAGGTCTTTGAGGGGCAGTCACATGCCCAGTACGGCTCGAATGATCG
This is a stretch of genomic DNA from Granulicella sp. WH15. It encodes these proteins:
- the secY gene encoding preprotein translocase subunit SecY, encoding MFEKILNIFRIPDLRKRVFFTLGLLAVYRLGAHIPTPGINAEMLAQFFNANSGSALGLVDLFSGGNLRKLTIFALGIMPYITASIIFQLLTVIYEPLAKLQKEGELGRRKITQWTRYVTVLLAIVQSFAIALTLTSTSTGAPMVTISKFAFIPMCVLTLTTGTAFIMWLGEQITERGIGNGMSLLIFTGIVVGLPKGIDELYQKASTNAWGAFTPIAIVILIAMMIAVVAFIIFVERSERRIPVQYAKRIVGRKMMGGQSTHLPLKVNSGGVMPVIFASSILSAPLLFSGMSFFGSEKLSDTKFFGPILRSIAPGEPLYELAYMAAIIFFAYFYISIVFRPDDIADNMRKYGGFIPGIRPGKRTSDFINDVLTRITLVGAIYLIIISLVPTFLISGIHFNHLPLIGGVFDHFPTWVTNGLGVNFYFGGTSLLIVVGVAMDTVQQIESQLIMRHYDGFSPKSGRIKGRRSW
- a CDS encoding adenylate kinase; protein product: MLLLGAPGVGKGTQAKVLMAEFAIPQISTGDLLRQHRREHTPLGMMADELMQQGKLVPDDLVNQMVAERLAQADCDRGYILDGFPRTLAQAAWLDDYLERTESAWPVVVISIRVPYDDLLQRITGRRICPDGHIYNIYTQPPRVEGICDVDGKALTQRNDDTEAAFEQRMKEFHELTAPVVPHYQGQGRFAEVDGLRSVDEVTEAIRTELERLRAQASESIETAGNR
- the map gene encoding type I methionyl aminopeptidase, whose amino-acid sequence is MAIMIKTTAEIEKMRRSGILLRQVHDAIAPLVVPGATTMDLEEAACRKIEELGAIPAFKGYHGFPAALCTSVNNQVVHGIPNAKTVLKDGDIVSIDCGVILDGYYSDAAVTYPVGKVSEQTTKLLEVTKQSLELAIKQAVVGGRLGDISAAVQEHCEAAGFGVVREFVGHGIGKAMHEDPQVPNYGAKGKGPRLKAGMVLAIEPMINAGGPEVKVLKDGWTAVTIDGGYSAHFEHTVAITKDGPYVLTR
- a CDS encoding alpha/beta hydrolase; this encodes MVFLRLVIAASCAFACGTGYAQSSDVPLTPRDAPAKSLPVPTDVSPEMQRLIAAPLRTDWDAQWKTGEEARKAADAAAAKAIPNLAAMRERLHVTVKPQVIDGVRVFVVTPDTIAPEHRDKLLVHVHGGCYVLSPGEAATSEAIIMAGLGHFKVISVDYRMPPEAYFPGALDDAMKVYQAALKMTAPKNVGVFGTSAGGALTLEMMLEAKAMGLPMPGAISSGTPMSDVTKVGDSFYTNEKVDNVLVSRDGFCDAAVKIYAHGHDLRDPLLSPVYGDMHGFPPAILTTGTRDLLLSNTVRVHRKLRQAGVEAELEVFEGQSHAQYGSNDRVPETKEAFGEITAFFDKHLGH